In the genome of Methanococcoides burtonii DSM 6242, the window ATAGTCACCCACGTGTGATGAGTATATGTCCCTCAGTTCTTCCGCAGAGACCACTTGAGACATAAGGCTGTCGAAGACAATACTTCCCTTGTCAAGTATGATAACACGGTCACACATGTGGTACGCTCTGTTGATGTCATGGGTTATCATCAGTCTTGTGGTGTCCTTTGGGTCAAGTTCCAGCAACACTTTTTCAAATGTGTGGGCTGCGTGTTGGTCAAGTCCTGTATAAGGTTCATCCAGAAAAAGAATTGAAGGCTCATGTAAAAGTGCCCTTGCGATGGAAAGTCGCTGCTTCATACCTCTGGAAAATGTGGATACACGATCATCTGCTCTTTTAACAAGCTCGACCTCTTCCAGTAGTCCATTGATACGAGCTTCAAGATTCTCACTGGCAATACTATACATCTGTCCAAAGAAGTGCAGGTTCTCTACTGCGGTCAGGTCGTTGTAGAGGTAGGTTTCATGGGAAATGACACCTATGATACCCCTCAATGAACCCTGGTCGTTTGAAATGTCATTGCCATTGACCATTACAGTACCTTCAGAAGGAGAGGATAGAGCTGACATGATCTTTACAAGGGTTGTTTTGCCTGCTCCGTTAGCACCCAGCAAAGCTACGAACTCCCCTTTCTTTATGTCCAGATCAATGTCTTTTAGTACAGGCATGTTGCCGAACTTCTTTGAGACATTATTTAGAGACAGTATAGTATCCATCGGAATAAGATTACTTTCTGTATAAATTAACGTTTTGATGAAAACACCTCTTAAGTCGATGGATGACACCATCTATCAAACATATCGAACTGAATAATTCACCAAACGGGTGTAAGCTTGCTATTATAAACTTTGAATATGAAGTAGCCTACTTTTGGCCCAAGATAAAGAAATCGACACCAATATACATCATAAACAATTACAGTAATATTTTATATATAATGTTGGAAGAGTATATGTTAAGAAATGTTCAAAAAAATCGAATATTATTACCGGCAACTGGCTACATTAGGCTTGATCTTCAAAGATCATATTGTGCCTGCCTAAAAAATTAGAATCGAGGTGAATAAAGAATGAATCAGCATACAAGACTGACATATTTGCTCTTATTGGTTTTTGTAGTTATCTTAACAGGGATCTCTACTGCTGGAGCACAAACTTCTGGTGAGATATGTGTAAATGTAGAGGTACAGGAAATAAGTCCTAGTTCAATAGGTATCGATGAAGAGTTCACCTTGGGAATTAATATTGAGAGCTGCGGTTCTAAAGCTCCTGAAGACATTACCTTTGAGATAATCAGCATACCTTCGGACATCATAATTACAGAAGATCTTGTTACCAAAATTCCTAAATTATCTTATAGTACAAGTGAAAGGCATCTGACATATCACATGAGGACAACTACTGATGCCAACCCTGGCCCCCATATCATAAAGATGAGATTAACATATCCAAATATAGAATTGGAAACAACAAAATATTATGAAGTTGAGATCAGTATAATAGGCGAAGACGCTGAACCAAGAATATCTTCTGTCAAAACCAATCCTGAATATATCTATGAGGGAGATACAGTTGACTTAAGATTAGGCATAGAAAACTTTGGGGAAGCAATTGCAAAATCTGTGTCGGTTAGCTTAGAGCATGAGTTTAAAGGAATTAAGAATTCTACAATTGGAACTATTGGCATGAATGGCACTCAAACTGCATTGTTCAAATTCAAGGCAAACAGGTCAGGAGAGTTTGAGATACCTGTCATTATAGAGTATGAGGATGATTTTGGCAAGCAAAAGGATGAATATGCCATTACAATAACCGTGCTTGACAAAAAAGGGAGTTTGAATCTTGCATCTGTAAAGGTCGATCCTGTACTTCCTTACATGGGTGATACTGTAGAATTGACCATGAGGATCGAAAACTCTGGTGAAAGGACAATAAATTCAATAAGGGTCTATGTTGACCATCCATTCAAAGGATTAAAAGAATCCTTCATAGGAACTCTTGATCCAAATGAAGACGGACCTGTAGTAATTACTTTTATAGCTGATCAGGCAGGAGAATATGAGATCCCTGTGACCATAACGTATAGTGATGATTTTGGAGAAGATCAAATTGAAACAAAGATCAATCTTATAGTCCTGGAAAGTAATAGTGGAGCAGGAACAGCTGCAATTGTTTTGCTTGTCCTCGGAGTTATTGGAGGATTAATTTACAATAATTATAGAACAAAAAAGTCAAAAGATGAGATAATTAAGCAGTTAATGGAAGGCAGCGGGAACTCTGCTAATAACAAAAAATAATGAGAGGACTCCAACATGATCAACGATATCAGAGTGGGAAGCCTCATTGCATACTGCAGTGTAAAAAGAGGGAACAAAAAAACACTGATGTTCATAGTTTTTGTTCTCTCACTCATCTTTATGAACTTAGTGTTCCTTCCATCGATGCTAGGCGGAATGACAGGTCTGTTTACTGGTATGATGCAAGACTATCCTTACGGAGATATTGTCATTGAACCAACAGGCGACAACAGCTACATCAACAACGCTGATAGCGTCTTGCAAAAAGTCAGAGCTGTGGAAGGTGTGAGAGCTGCAACAAAACGATTGGACGCAGGAGCATCTATTGAATATAAACAAAAAGTTGTAGGAGTATCAATTACAGGTTTGCTTCCTACAGAAGAGTATGATATTTCACGATACCCCTACATCATTAGCGAAGGAGATTTCCTGGGGGAGCTTTCCCGGGACGAGATCATCATCGGTGCTATGATCGCAGGTACAGGTTTTGGATCAGAGATATATGATAACCTGGGTGAAGTAAGACCAGGATCACTTGTTGACGTAACGTACAGCAATGGCGTAAAGAAAACCTATAAGGTCAAAGGCATCATGACAGGTGGACTTGAACTTGTTGATCTTAATGCTTTAGTTCACTACAAAGAGATAGAAGATGTATATGGTCTGGAAGGAAGCGAAGCTACCAGTGTAGTTGTAAGGGTTAACAAGCAAGGGACTGAAGAACAGGTTCAGGGTAAGATCAGAGACGCAGGGGTGAATGAGCAGGTCTTCACATGGTCGGATAAATCAGAGACCCTCATAAAGCAGGCAATGCAAAGCATAGGTGCTATAGATATCATGTCAAAGTTCGTGAGTTTGGTCGTAGCTGCAGCATTGATCCTTATAATCATCTATATCAACATACTTAATAGAAAAAAAGAGATCGGTATTTTAAAAGCAGTGGGAATTACTCCAAGATCAATAGTATTGTCCTATGCATTCCTTAGCACATTCTATGTTTCTTTAGGGATACTCGCAGGATTAGTTTTATACTTTTCACTTATGCTTTACTTCCAGGCAAATCCAGTAGTATTCTACGAAACCATGAAAATAAGCCCCCTGATCGATCCTATGTTGCTTATTCAAAGCATAGTAACCATGCTTACACTATCAGTGATAGCCGGGACACTTCCTGCCTGGAGTGTATCAAAAGAGAGCATACTCAAAGCCATATGGGGAAGATGATATGATCGTTGTGAAAGACCTGAAAAGATATTATGGGTCAGGGGAAACTGCTGTAAAAGCTCTCAATGGCGTTTCGTTCGAAATAAAGAAAGGGGAATTTGTAGCCATTATGGGCGCATCCGGTAGTGGCAAAACAACTCTGTTGAGGATACTGGCATTGTTGGACGATGCAACCGCCGGGGAATACACCATCCGGGGATTAAAGGTTTCCAGCCTGCCTGAAGCCGAAAGAAGCTATTACAGGCTAACTCAGGTCGGCTATGTCTTTCAGGACTATGCACTCATTAATGAGATGAGTGCTGCCGAAAATGTTTATGTGCTTTCCATGATGGAAGGAAACTCAAAAAAGGAATCCTATAAGACCGCCCTTGAAGCATTAGAAAAGGTTGGCCTAAAGGGAAAACAGGACAGGATCCCTGATGAACTGTCTGGTGGAGAAAAACAAAGAGTGGCGATCGCAAGAGCCATAGCCAAAAAGCCCAACATAATGTTTGCCGATGAACCCTGTGCAAACCTGGACACCAACAACTCAAAACAAGTACTGGATGTGTTCAAAGATCTGAATGACAATTATGGACAAACAATTGTGATGGTAACACATGAACCGTGGCATACTGAGTATGTTGACAGAGTGATCACTCTAGAAGATGGTGTTTTAGTTAGCGATGAGATGATGGAAGAAAGTGGGGAAGAGAAATGATACTGATCTGTTGAGGAAGGAGATCATTGACATGCCTTATGTAGGATGGAAGAAGATGGGGTTCTCATAAGGTACATTCAGTACTTCGCTAATTTTACCATCAATATGAAATAATGGCAGTTAATCGCTATATATGCGGCAAAAATGCCGCCATATGTCATTTCAAATTCCCAATTCCAAGAACTTCTACAAGAAATATTACGAGAAGATGTTTTTTTGCATTGATATCATTTCTACTAAGAAATGTGTGGCTATATCTTCAGAAAGAGCATTTTAAGAAAGTAAAACAAGGACCACAGATCATTGTTGGGGATAAGTTAAGGTTTGATATATTCGTTCTCTTAATAAAGGAGAACTTCGGAAAAATTGAGGGTTCTGTTGGTGGTGGGGTGTTTGAGATAAGTTAATGGGAATAAGAACAAAACTTCGACAAAATTAGAGAAGTACTGACATTGAATTAAATGAAGCAGAATACCAAATCAGGCAAAGCGTTTAGTCTAAATTCTTATGTAAGGAAACAACTGGAAAACTGGGATGGTAAACTTCTAACTACAATGCTTCCTTCTGAAAGTACCAATGAATCTTTTTGGATATGCTGGCATTTAGTATCAAATGGATAATATATAAATTAGTAAATCAACCAACTGTCTAAAAAGAAGGAAAACCATATTAGTCAATCGGTATATTATATAAGTGGTGATAAATTATGTGGACATTCTCAAAATTAAGTAAAGAAAATATGGATGCAGTCAGTGCTACAGAAGGAAAGCTTGGTGTAACCCTTATTGCTTTTTCAGAAGAGGGCACCAAATATGCAACTCTCAGCGATGACGCTGTTAAAGAAGTAAAGGAACTTGAAAAGAAATTAGGTCTTTCTCTCGTAGCTCTTGAAACAGCTTAAATGTGGAGGTAACTTTCTACCCCCACTTCTTTTTTTATTTTATCCAATATCAAAGAATCTATTTCTTTAAAAAGAATATGAAATGCTAAGTATCTTCTTTTGTATGTCGCCCCTTGTCGTTTTTCAATGAAAATTAAACGACAATTCCAGGAAACAAAAACTACAACTTCAGTAGATATTTGCGACAAGTGAAAAGAAACAAACGAAGAAGATTAGATTCTCTAAGAGTACTTCTATTGAATGAAGTAGACGGCTAAGAGTGATAAATCATTTACTCTCAATGACTATGTTAGGTATAGGTTGGAAAATTTTGTATAAATGCTGTTATTTTTTTAAAAAAATCAGAAAGCCCATGTTAACCCATGGACTTTAATATATATTTCTGTTAAATCTATATTATGTGGAACTAAAAATGCAATCCATCCTTCTTTGGTTACTTCTGGATAAACATTTTCATATCCTTTAAATTTAGGCTCATGGTTTTTATCAACCAATGAAAATAAATAATGCGTATTTATTGATGAGATACTATATATTATATCTGAATATGAGTCCGAAGAACGATAAACTATAATGTTATCATTAGCTTCAAGGTTATTTCCAGAATATGAAAGTATTGGAGTGTCACCATTTGAAGAACTGATAAGGTCTTTACTAAGAGTAATGGTATCACTTGAAGTTTTATCAGTTCCTACATTTGTGACTTCTAAATAAACAAGTAAAAATTGAGCTCCTTCGGGTGGATAATAATAAACAGGTTTGTTGGGAACATTCATTGTTTCAAACGAATCAACTAGTTTGTAATCAACTACATTTATCTCAAGAGAATCTCCAGTAAATCCAGTATCACTAATACTCAAAATGTTAGAATCTTCTTCGATACAACCAGATAAAGCAATCAAACTTATCACTATACACAAGAAGAACAATTCAATTATTTTATACATAAACGAATTAAGCGTGACAATGATTTATATGGTATTTAATAATAAAGAAATAAACTATTATGGCTAAATTACTTTAACTGTCCTGTTAATAACACCCACTTTTAGTAATCAAATTCCAAGAGTTCGGTTTTCAGACTTACCTATATTTCAACACCTGTTTTGGAACGATGGAAAATAGAAGCTTAAAGTAGAATGTTTATCGCTTCTTTCCATTCTTCAGGTCTACCGATTGCACCATTATTAGCTGAACTTGAAGAAAGGACTCTTACAACCTGAACACCATCAAGAACATTGCAATGTTTATTACATGTTTCTTCCACCTTTCCTCCATTGCAGACAATTTTCTTTATCTGAGTGAGATGTGAAAAATCATTATACTGTGGGTTGCATATATTTTTGTCTGAACTTCCACCAATTTCACAAGATTCTATCGTATCCCATAGTCCAATCTTGTGTTTCTTCAAAATGCTGACTCTATTATTATATTCTATTTTTTTTAAATCAATGCCAAGAACAAAACTCATCAAATTCCAAAATTGGTTTCGAGAATCGGCATAATATTGTTTTTGATTTCTTGATTTTTCACTAGGAAAAGTTCCTGTAATCAAAATTTCTGTTTCTTCATTTACGATTTGATCTAAACCTTTACTTCTTAAGCTCACCATAAATATTTTCACTACACCTGACTTTATAAATATTTCTATTTGGGTTTCAATTGACTCAAAGACTAAAAGGATGAGTCAATTAAGCTATGACCCCCATATCTAATTTTAAAAGTTCGGTTTTTTCTAGTTACCTATATTCCCTTCAACCCGTGCGGGGATATATACAAAGAAAATATGGCAACGGGGGAGTTGTGCATATCGTGCACAATCACACATAGTCAAAATCCGAATATTCTAAATTTACTGTTGATGCGAATTTAAGTTAAATCATTTCAAAAAGTGAATAATTAATTTAATTTCTAAAGTATTTGGTTTGCATATAATCCAAGATTTAACTTAACGGATAAATCAATATCATTGTTCTTTTTCTACAAAACCAGTAACAATAAATATAATTTCGTATACGATTCTTGTACGAAAATTAAAGAATAATGTAGAAATTAATAATGAAATGAAGAAATTATTATCAATGGAGAGAATTTTTGGTACGAATCTTATACAAAATATAAAAAAAATGATAAGATAAGGAAGAAAATCATTGACATGCCTTACACTGATGGAAGAAGATTGTTTTCTTGAAGAGTACTTTTCATTACATGAAACAGAATGCCAAGAGTGATAAGCCGTTTACATTGAATGCTATGTTCTTTAAAAGGCCCGGTATAGTTTTACCTTCCTTCCAGAATCGTATTCATATACTTTTCCAGATAAATACGGATCTCGGCAATTTCATAGTTTTGTGGCAAAGCAGTCACTATCTTCCCGATATAATCCCTTTCCCGGACAAGCCTTATGGTCTCAATAAAATTCATATCAAAGATCCACGACAGCCGGGTAAGGTTCATATCATTGCAGGTTTTAACATTTTTTGTACTTGCAACCCGATTATTCAATATATCCTGTAAAAGATCACGGGAATATTCTGATGAATCAGGCAGTCCCAGATCCAGTGCCGGGTTTGGAAAGTCTGCTTTTACGATAAAATAATCTGTTAGAACCTTATAGATATCCAGTTTATCTGCATCCCTTATGATTTTGCAGTGAAGGAGAGTTCTTCTGTCAGGAAGGGACGGCAAAATGTGCACATTGTGGTTTCTGATTGCTGTAAGGATTATTTTCTGTTCTTCATCTTTAAGACCTGAAATTACTTCTTCTGTTTTTAAGATATTTACTCCCAGAAGAGCATGGTTTTCCGAGTCCGTGTCCCTGAAGGTCCTATACTTATTAATTTGTTCAAAACGACCAATGTCGTGAAAAAGAGCAATGGTCTTTGCAAGATATAAGTCATCATCAGCCAGTTTTTCAGCTTTTGTGATGAGAGAGGCATTATCACATACCCTGACACTATGTCCTTCCTTAAGCATGACGTTTTGCTGGATAAAATCGTCATCTGTATAGAAAGAGCTGACGTAGCGGTGAAACCAGTCCCTGAAACTCAAAAACTCCTTTTCTTTCATTTAATGGCTAAATGTTTTGTTGAGTATTAGGTTTTATGCATGTCAAATATATACATGCTAAGCCGCAGATGCTATTTTATATTGTTACCGGGAAAATAATGTAGATGGATTATTAAAATAAGGCATTTTAGAACTACAAAACAAAAATATATAATTACTAATTTAATAATACCTTGAAAACTAAAAAAAAATTGCTCATTTTAGACCTTTAGCTAAAAGGGAGCTGACACGATTAATGCTCTATCACTATTATATATTGACAATTGTTCAGAACTAATAATTCATTTTAACATATTATGATTTGATAGGGCAAACAATAATTTTCAAGAATTCGGTTTGTTTTAAGATGTTTTAAGTGTGGTCATGTGTAATGTTTGCACAGCCGCGTTGCCATATTTTTCTTTGTATGTATCCCCTTCGCCCCATGCGAGGGGTAAGATTCGAAACCACGTGCATCCAAATTTTAATAGAGGGGAATTTTTGCAACTTACCCATTACCCCAAAGTTCTAATATCATAGTTCCTTTTGAGAAGGAAAGGAGCTCTTCCCAATGCCTATCAAATGCATGAAATGTAACAGGGACGCCATTATATTCCAGAAAT includes:
- a CDS encoding ABC transporter ATP-binding protein, which translates into the protein MDTILSLNNVSKKFGNMPVLKDIDLDIKKGEFVALLGANGAGKTTLVKIMSALSSPSEGTVMVNGNDISNDQGSLRGIIGVISHETYLYNDLTAVENLHFFGQMYSIASENLEARINGLLEEVELVKRADDRVSTFSRGMKQRLSIARALLHEPSILFLDEPYTGLDQHAAHTFEKVLLELDPKDTTRLMITHDINRAYHMCDRVIILDKGSIVFDSLMSQVVSAEELRDIYSSHVGDYDTF
- a CDS encoding ABC transporter permease; translated protein: MINDIRVGSLIAYCSVKRGNKKTLMFIVFVLSLIFMNLVFLPSMLGGMTGLFTGMMQDYPYGDIVIEPTGDNSYINNADSVLQKVRAVEGVRAATKRLDAGASIEYKQKVVGVSITGLLPTEEYDISRYPYIISEGDFLGELSRDEIIIGAMIAGTGFGSEIYDNLGEVRPGSLVDVTYSNGVKKTYKVKGIMTGGLELVDLNALVHYKEIEDVYGLEGSEATSVVVRVNKQGTEEQVQGKIRDAGVNEQVFTWSDKSETLIKQAMQSIGAIDIMSKFVSLVVAAALILIIIYINILNRKKEIGILKAVGITPRSIVLSYAFLSTFYVSLGILAGLVLYFSLMLYFQANPVVFYETMKISPLIDPMLLIQSIVTMLTLSVIAGTLPAWSVSKESILKAIWGR
- a CDS encoding ABC transporter ATP-binding protein, producing MIVVKDLKRYYGSGETAVKALNGVSFEIKKGEFVAIMGASGSGKTTLLRILALLDDATAGEYTIRGLKVSSLPEAERSYYRLTQVGYVFQDYALINEMSAAENVYVLSMMEGNSKKESYKTALEALEKVGLKGKQDRIPDELSGGEKQRVAIARAIAKKPNIMFADEPCANLDTNNSKQVLDVFKDLNDNYGQTIVMVTHEPWHTEYVDRVITLEDGVLVSDEMMEESGEEK
- a CDS encoding COG1361 S-layer family protein; translation: MGINIESCGSKAPEDITFEIISIPSDIIITEDLVTKIPKLSYSTSERHLTYHMRTTTDANPGPHIIKMRLTYPNIELETTKYYEVEISIIGEDAEPRISSVKTNPEYIYEGDTVDLRLGIENFGEAIAKSVSVSLEHEFKGIKNSTIGTIGMNGTQTALFKFKANRSGEFEIPVIIEYEDDFGKQKDEYAITITVLDKKGSLNLASVKVDPVLPYMGDTVELTMRIENSGERTINSIRVYVDHPFKGLKESFIGTLDPNEDGPVVITFIADQAGEYEIPVTITYSDDFGEDQIETKINLIVLESNSGAGTAAIVLLVLGVIGGLIYNNYRTKKSKDEIIKQLMEGSGNSANNKK
- a CDS encoding DNA-deoxyinosine glycosylase, producing MVSLRSKGLDQIVNEETEILITGTFPSEKSRNQKQYYADSRNQFWNLMSFVLGIDLKKIEYNNRVSILKKHKIGLWDTIESCEIGGSSDKNICNPQYNDFSHLTQIKKIVCNGGKVEETCNKHCNVLDGVQVVRVLSSSSANNGAIGRPEEWKEAINILL
- a CDS encoding HD domain-containing protein; this encodes MKEKEFLSFRDWFHRYVSSFYTDDDFIQQNVMLKEGHSVRVCDNASLITKAEKLADDDLYLAKTIALFHDIGRFEQINKYRTFRDTDSENHALLGVNILKTEEVISGLKDEEQKIILTAIRNHNVHILPSLPDRRTLLHCKIIRDADKLDIYKVLTDYFIVKADFPNPALDLGLPDSSEYSRDLLQDILNNRVASTKNVKTCNDMNLTRLSWIFDMNFIETIRLVRERDYIGKIVTALPQNYEIAEIRIYLEKYMNTILEGR